A single Musa acuminata AAA Group cultivar baxijiao unplaced genomic scaffold, Cavendish_Baxijiao_AAA HiC_scaffold_1065, whole genome shotgun sequence DNA region contains:
- the LOC135666048 gene encoding BTB/POZ domain-containing protein At1g63850-like yields the protein MSLRKRQRVGSSGHLSSLDGALAEERSSPSPFRCPAFDPGGFNDPSFSDVLLHLQFDPDLDPHPDAYLTCLDLHVQSAALRRSDYFAALLSDRWQRPSASSGDAIPLRVTLKIPRDDDRHRQGPFDAHVAVIRLLHTLDFSGAVASVTDALEMMPVALEFLFEDCVRACVRFLEAMPWTEEEEERVLTLIPFLGEEESRELVARVSPMVAASGDWKSMSEEMLHGLIDVAIRRHPNVATVKAFVAKILKDFPYRESVQRVLDQAFLSSLETVKDYLGKYASPDVRVAEDSDEREAIQRLNLHAVMSNLKHLHWLVERIIEVRVADTAVREWSEQEALAADLMKTFRDDTWKNIAPGLPLLVTRCSYRLADAVASGATLAPRQVRMKIVRNWLPVLNVLRDTFSPLPSGYRTLYPDLEETFLKIISTLPLSDAQELLQQCLSFSTRNLDDCPHLTSAFKTWFRRANRPPHDYRTN from the exons ATGTCTCTTAGGAAACGGCAACGCGTCGGGAGCAGCGGCCACCTCTCCTCCCTCGACGGAGCCCTAGCGGAGGAGCGCTCCTCCCCCTCGCCGTTCCGCTGCCCCGCCTTCGACCCTGGTGGCTTCAACGACCCTTCCTTCTCTGacgtcctcctccacctccagtTTGATCCCGATCTCGACCCCCATCCTGACGCTTACCTCACCTGCCTCGACCTTCACGTCCAGTCCGCCGCCCTCCGCCGCTCCGACTACTTCGCCGCCCTCCTCTCCGACAGGTGGCAGCGACCTAGCGCTTCATCCGGAGACGCGATCCCGCTCCGGGTAACCCTCAAGATCCCTCGAGACGATGATCGCCACCGTCAAGGCCCCTTTGACGCCCATGTTGCCGTCATTCGGCTCCTCCACACCCTCGATTTCTCCGGAGCCGTCGCCTCGGTTACTGACGCCCTGGAGATGATGCCGGTGGCGCTGGAGTTCCTGTTTGAGGACTGCGTCCGGGCTTGCGTTCGGTTCCTCGAGGCAATGCCTtggacggaggaggaggaagaaagggTCCTCACGTTGATCCCTTTCCTCGGTGAAGAGGAATCCCGGGAACTCGTCGCTAGGGTTTCGCCCATGGTGGCGGCCTCGGGAGATTGGAAGAGCATGTCTGAAGAAATGCTTCATGGATTGATCGACGTGGCGATCAGGCGGCACCCCAATGTGGCCACCGTCAAGGCTTTTGTGGCGAAGATACTGAAGGATTTCCCGTATCGGGAATCGGTACAGAGGGTACTGGACCAGGCCTTCTTGTCAAGCTTGGAGACGGTGAAAGATTACTTGGGCAAGTATGCGAGCCCAGATGTCCGGGTGGCGGAGGATAGCGATGAGAGGGAGGCGATCCAGAGGCTGAATTTGCATGCGGTGATGTCGAACTTAAAGCATTTGCATTGGCTGGTGGAGAGGATAATCGAGGTCAGGGTGGCCGACACTGCAGTGAGGGAGTGGAGCGAGCAGGAGGCACTGGCAGCTGACTTGATGAAGACTTTTAGGGACGATACATGGAAGAATATTGCACCCGGACTACCATTGCTGGTCACCAGGTGCAGCTACCGGCTTGCCGATGCTGTTGCTTCGGGGGCTACTTTGGCTCCTCGACAG GTAAGAATGAAGATTGTGAGAAACTGGCTCCCTGTGTTGAATGTTCTCAGGGATACCTTTTCACCATTGCCTAGTGGCTATAGAACACTTTACCCAGATCTGGAAGAGACATTTTTGAAGATTATATCCACCTTGCCGCTGTCTGATGCTCAAGAGTTGCTACAGCAGTGCCTAAGCTTCTCCACCCGCAATCTTGATGATTGCCCACACTTGACATCCGCATTCAAAACATGGTTCAGACGTGCTAATAGGCCTCCTCATGATTACAGAACCAACTAA
- the LOC135666042 gene encoding uncharacterized protein LOC135666042: MAANPSPLPSFKIILGSSSVARRHILSEMGYQFEVMTADIDEKSIRRDNPDELVMVLAEAKADAIMSRIMSEGYVERIDEPTLLITSDIVVVHEGIIREKPSSTEEARQFLKGYSGGHVSTVGSVLVTNLKTGRRYGGLDKAEVYFHDIPDEIVENLIDEGVVFNVAGGLLLEHPLTLPFVEAVVGTTDSVMGLAKVLTEKLIREALLPDS, from the exons ATGGCGGCGAATCCTTCTCCTCTTCCGTCGTTTAAG ATAATCTTGGGATCTTCGTCGGTGGCTCGTCGGCATATTCTATCTGAGATGGGATATCAATTTGAAGTCATG ACCGCAGACATAGACGAGAAGAGTATTCGCAGGGACAATCCAGATGAATTGGTCATGGTTCTGGCGGAGGCAAAG GCTGATGCCATCATGTCCAGGATAATGTCCGAAGGTTACGTGGAAAGGATTGATGAACCAACACTCTTAATTACTTCTGATATA GTGGTGGTCCATGAAGGAATAATCAGAGAAAAGCCAAGCAGCACGGAAGAAGCCCGTCAGTTCCTCAAAG GCTATTCTGGAGGCCATGTATCAACGGTGGGTTCGGTTCTTGTTACTAATCTCAAGACAGGCAGGAGGTACGGAGGTTTGGATAAAGCTGAG GTCTATTTCCATGACATACCAGATGAGATCGTCGAGAACCTG ATCGACGAGGGTGTTGTATTCAATGTTGCTGGTGGCTTACTGCTAGAACACCCATTAACTTTGCCATTTGTTGAAGCAGTG GTCGGAACCACGGATAGTGTCATGGGACTCGCAAAGGTTCTCACAGAAAAGCTTATCCGTGAAGCGCTTCTGCCAGATTCCTAA